A part of Legionella sainthelensi genomic DNA contains:
- the tehB gene encoding SAM-dependent methyltransferase TehB → MKSEYSELMCYKQTEIDSHGKLKFFLEKHSTKEGTWGWLSLREGAIDFVFLNGQGQELSRTRIDKLHSQLLIPPAAWHKIIPVSEPFHANLEFYCMPQRYFNKKYGLGAAHSDLVYVYQVYLRHLQGLTILDVGCGSGRNLLYLTKMGHKVTGIDYNQSALQTIQDVVQKEVLSGVDCILHDLNHPLKLKANCFDLMIATVTLQFLEAQRVPELLGELQDVTNKNGYHFLIFPIQSDLYSLPGSFTFLPKKEELYHLYQDRGWSILEYKETVGHLHKQDEQGRPISGLFGFLFAQKR, encoded by the coding sequence ATGAAATCAGAATACAGTGAGTTAATGTGCTATAAACAGACCGAAATTGACAGTCATGGAAAATTGAAGTTTTTTCTGGAAAAGCACAGTACCAAAGAAGGAACGTGGGGCTGGCTTTCTCTAAGAGAGGGGGCCATTGATTTTGTATTCCTAAATGGCCAGGGGCAAGAATTGTCACGTACCCGAATCGATAAACTACATTCCCAATTACTGATTCCCCCTGCAGCATGGCATAAAATTATTCCTGTTAGTGAGCCATTTCATGCAAACCTTGAGTTTTATTGTATGCCTCAACGTTATTTTAATAAAAAATATGGATTGGGTGCTGCGCACAGTGATTTGGTGTATGTTTATCAGGTTTATTTGCGCCATTTACAAGGCTTAACGATTCTTGATGTAGGCTGTGGTTCAGGTAGGAATTTGTTGTATTTAACAAAAATGGGCCATAAGGTTACAGGGATTGATTACAATCAATCGGCATTACAGACAATTCAAGATGTAGTGCAAAAAGAAGTACTCTCTGGGGTCGATTGTATCTTGCATGATTTAAATCACCCCTTAAAGCTTAAAGCAAATTGTTTTGATTTAATGATTGCAACAGTCACTTTGCAATTTTTAGAAGCGCAACGCGTTCCTGAATTGTTAGGGGAGCTTCAAGATGTGACCAATAAAAATGGTTATCATTTTTTAATTTTTCCTATTCAATCAGATCTTTATTCACTCCCGGGTTCCTTCACTTTTTTACCGAAAAAAGAGGAACTTTATCATCTGTATCAAGACCGTGGGTGGTCTATACTTGAATATAAAGAAACAGTAGGCCATCTGCATAAGCAAGATGAACAGGGAAGGCCAATATCTGGTTTATTTGGTTTTTTGTTCGCGCAAAAACGGTAA
- a CDS encoding alternative oxidase has translation MSAIHKPAKTFSDKFAYGLVKFFRFFADTFFQKRYGNRAIVLETVAAVPGMVGAALLHLRCLRKIKNDEGWIKTLLDEAENERMHLITFMHIAKPNWFERFIIFIAQAIFVILYFLMYVVSSKTAHRFVGYLEEEAVISYTHYLQELYEGHIENCPAPDIAKSYWGLSSNAQLREVLLAVRKDEEEHRDVNHQLADKLANERTLLINLELELVPNKTNSELKIINNKK, from the coding sequence ATGTCAGCAATCCATAAGCCTGCAAAAACCTTCAGTGATAAATTTGCCTATGGTCTTGTGAAGTTTTTTCGATTTTTTGCGGACACATTTTTTCAAAAACGTTATGGAAATCGAGCTATAGTACTAGAAACAGTAGCCGCGGTGCCTGGCATGGTTGGGGCTGCCTTATTGCATTTACGCTGTTTAAGAAAAATCAAAAATGATGAGGGTTGGATTAAAACTTTATTGGATGAGGCAGAAAATGAGCGAATGCATTTGATTACTTTTATGCATATTGCCAAGCCTAATTGGTTTGAACGATTTATTATTTTTATAGCACAGGCTATTTTCGTAATTTTATATTTCTTAATGTATGTTGTTTCCTCAAAAACAGCTCATCGTTTTGTTGGTTATCTTGAAGAAGAAGCTGTGATCAGCTATACCCATTATTTACAAGAATTGTATGAAGGGCATATTGAAAATTGTCCTGCGCCCGATATCGCTAAAAGTTATTGGGGATTGTCTTCCAATGCACAATTACGTGAGGTGCTACTGGCAGTGCGTAAAGATGAGGAGGAACATAGGGATGTAAACCATCAATTAGCTGACAAACTGGCAAACGAGCGCACCCTTTTAATCAACCTTGAATTAGAACTAGTTCCTAATAAAACAAATAGTGAATTAAAAATTATCAACAACAAAAAATAA
- a CDS encoding GIY-YIG nuclease family protein, whose amino-acid sequence MSGSSYWVYMLLCENNSYYTGYTNNLGKRYQSHVDGTGGCKYTRSFKPLKIAQFWEITEGKLKAMKVERYIKKLSRRDKDKIVHNPNLLDVN is encoded by the coding sequence ATGAGCGGTTCATCTTATTGGGTGTATATGTTGCTTTGTGAAAACAATTCTTATTATACAGGTTATACTAATAATCTTGGAAAGCGCTACCAGTCTCATGTTGACGGAACCGGTGGATGTAAGTACACGCGAAGTTTTAAGCCACTAAAAATTGCTCAGTTTTGGGAAATCACAGAAGGTAAATTAAAAGCAATGAAAGTTGAGCGGTACATTAAAAAATTATCGCGTAGAGATAAAGATAAAATTGTTCATAATCCCAATTTACTGGATGTAAATTAG
- a CDS encoding zeta toxin family protein, with protein sequence MTIYFLFGKTGSGKSYIGKLLEQLNILHIDGDKHITPRMLDCLIEDEQMTSDMIDEFVNVLIDVIKTQKEKTPTQSFVISQAMYLDKNRLKLLNAISELKFVMIDVAPRLRESFITSRFQNKESKVSPQYAKEMDKFFEKPSHEIILFENNEKTDEILIEQIHEKMPALFNSVAKEELNSYMQLQFN encoded by the coding sequence ATGACCATCTATTTTTTGTTTGGTAAAACGGGCTCAGGAAAAAGTTACATAGGAAAGCTACTCGAACAGCTAAACATCCTCCATATCGATGGCGATAAACACATTACACCCAGGATGCTAGACTGTTTAATCGAAGATGAGCAAATGACCTCAGACATGATTGATGAATTTGTTAATGTTTTGATTGATGTTATCAAAACACAAAAAGAAAAAACTCCGACACAGAGTTTTGTTATCTCACAAGCCATGTATCTCGATAAAAACCGACTTAAATTATTAAATGCTATATCTGAGCTTAAATTTGTAATGATTGATGTAGCACCAAGACTTCGAGAAAGTTTTATCACCAGTCGATTTCAAAATAAAGAAAGTAAAGTAAGCCCGCAATATGCTAAAGAGATGGATAAATTTTTTGAGAAACCTTCCCATGAAATAATACTATTTGAAAACAATGAAAAAACAGATGAAATCCTTATCGAACAAATCCATGAAAAAATGCCGGCTCTCTTTAACAGCGTGGCAAAAGAAGAATTAAACTCATATATGCAACTACAATTTAATTAA
- a CDS encoding membrane integrity-associated transporter subunit PqiC: MIKKISLIILGFILVACTRSKEPQYYLLHPIAMPNKQINYYKHLHLGIDDITIPAYLEKPQVMISYSPNRVELEEYHQWAGTLDKNIKSVISTNLASLLPGAIVESSPWNAKFKPNYQLQIDIEQFTIDMQGNSILRAEFILYHENNIAKKKDVYYRLKINNITIENLIASMNSNLTHLTQDIAQVVRSCQGKS; the protein is encoded by the coding sequence ATGATAAAAAAAATAAGTCTCATCATATTAGGCTTTATTTTAGTTGCCTGTACTCGGAGCAAAGAACCTCAGTATTATCTGTTACATCCTATCGCTATGCCAAATAAGCAGATAAATTATTATAAGCACTTACACTTAGGCATAGATGACATTACCATTCCTGCTTACCTTGAAAAACCACAAGTCATGATCTCCTACTCCCCAAACCGGGTCGAGTTAGAAGAGTATCATCAATGGGCTGGAACCCTTGATAAGAACATAAAAAGCGTCATTTCAACCAATTTAGCGAGTTTATTACCCGGTGCAATTGTCGAAAGTTCACCATGGAATGCCAAATTCAAACCAAACTATCAATTACAAATTGATATTGAACAATTCACCATAGATATGCAAGGCAATAGCATCTTACGCGCTGAATTCATTCTTTATCACGAAAACAATATTGCCAAGAAAAAAGATGTTTATTATCGATTAAAAATTAACAACATCACGATAGAAAATCTTATTGCCAGTATGAATAGCAACTTGACGCATTTGACACAAGATATTGCTCAAGTTGTTCGCTCTTGTCAGGGTAAGTCATGA
- a CDS encoding MlaD family protein, translating to MHQERYYTFVGIFVVGALCLMIFATRFLYKEYLLGDHDTYVMFFQGSLTGLKVTSKVTYRGVKIGEVKRIEIAENKDKTEVEIPVYVDFYVARTFGAKYHPVDILIKKGYAATVTQTNFLTGDAEIALVPSTKSTEIFPARKGFYNKYSIFPTIENKKTTSLTDALTSVKTTLNTINNLLQSKEIAQIIQQTRTMAESIEKLANNLDQNTVPFIAYFTQALTQFSKAANSFENLTDYLSRHPESLLRGKS from the coding sequence ATGCATCAAGAACGATATTATACATTCGTGGGTATTTTTGTTGTGGGCGCACTTTGTTTGATGATTTTCGCCACCCGATTTTTGTATAAAGAATACTTGCTAGGAGATCATGATACTTACGTAATGTTTTTTCAAGGATCATTAACGGGCTTAAAGGTTACGTCAAAAGTGACTTATCGTGGGGTTAAAATTGGCGAAGTAAAACGCATTGAAATTGCAGAAAATAAAGATAAAACTGAAGTCGAAATACCAGTTTACGTCGATTTTTATGTTGCAAGAACGTTTGGAGCAAAATACCATCCCGTTGATATTTTAATAAAAAAAGGCTATGCAGCTACGGTGACGCAGACTAACTTTTTGACTGGAGATGCAGAGATTGCCCTAGTTCCATCTACCAAATCTACAGAAATATTTCCTGCCAGGAAAGGTTTTTACAATAAATACTCAATTTTTCCAACGATAGAAAATAAAAAAACAACGTCTTTAACTGATGCATTAACATCAGTTAAAACAACGTTAAATACTATTAATAATTTGCTGCAATCTAAAGAAATTGCCCAGATAATTCAGCAAACTAGGACTATGGCTGAAAGTATTGAAAAATTAGCCAATAATCTTGATCAAAATACAGTACCCTTTATTGCTTATTTTACTCAAGCTTTAACACAATTTTCAAAAGCTGCAAATTCATTTGAAAATTTAACTGATTATTTATCGCGGCATCCCGAATCTTTATTACGGGGTAAATCGTGA
- a CDS encoding ABC transporter permease → MIYVFNKLGTYFVGLVYSFILFLRFMGHLYCSLINMMMGRLRLSLLNIVRTIYYAGVKLVIPFMLISTFLGISMVMKVNSILTPYNLQRDGRIIAQNILTHDLVPFIIGVLLCIQAALNFINVKVNEEDLNVPQQVVVNHILPVLIGINIAGGLLYAYAIAAFFISIYVTYQYFLYTNLYVPMIRILAAITLYDVVYSILKTTLYCTIVSLTIGYYYYDMAVRNLSLRLTVSRMMTRGFLWLALTGLCLNYWE, encoded by the coding sequence ATGATTTATGTTTTCAACAAATTAGGCACTTACTTTGTAGGGCTTGTTTATTCATTTATATTGTTTTTACGTTTTATGGGACATTTATATTGCAGCCTTATTAATATGATGATGGGGCGATTGCGTCTCTCGTTGCTTAACATTGTAAGAACAATATATTATGCAGGTGTCAAGCTTGTGATCCCTTTTATGTTAATCAGTACCTTCTTAGGCATTTCAATGGTTATGAAGGTTAATAGCATTCTCACACCGTATAATTTGCAACGCGATGGGCGGATAATCGCACAGAATATTTTAACTCATGATTTAGTGCCTTTTATCATTGGAGTATTGTTATGCATACAAGCCGCCTTAAATTTCATTAATGTAAAAGTAAATGAAGAGGATCTTAATGTCCCTCAACAAGTTGTAGTTAACCATATATTACCTGTACTCATTGGTATTAATATTGCGGGTGGGCTGTTGTATGCTTATGCTATTGCTGCATTTTTTATAAGTATTTATGTTACATATCAATATTTTTTGTATACGAACCTCTATGTACCTATGATACGTATACTCGCTGCGATAACGCTTTACGACGTGGTTTATTCAATTTTAAAAACCACACTTTATTGTACCATTGTCAGCTTAACAATAGGCTATTACTATTATGACATGGCGGTTAGAAATCTTTCATTAAGATTAACTGTATCACGGATGATGACAAGAGGCTTTTTATGGCTCGCGCTGACAGGCCTTTGTTTGAATTATTGGGAATAG